aaggagcaaggaagagaggaggagagaggagaagttaggtgagagagagaggaagagaggaggagtgaggaggagagatgcCACGAGCGATAAATCAGTTCTCCACATAAATCTAAATCCATACATTCTCATCAGTTGTAAAAACAAACGCACACCTGCTCGTCGGACTCACACTCTGTTTAACTGTTTACACATGACTCATCTGACAGTTTGCCCGTCTTTGTCCTCAGATTGGCAGGTTGCCACGCTGGCCTTGTTGCTAGGGGGCGGGGCCTTGGTGCTGATGTCATTCCTGGTGGCCCTGGTGGCGGTGTGCATCGGGACGAGACGGCGCTTCTACGGCCCGGTTGCCTGTATGCTGTTTGCGGCAGGTCAGTgacagcccctcccccttctctctcacacacacacacacacaaacacacccccacacacaacacacacacacaacacacacacgcacaatgAGGCTTAATTAGTTCATTTACACAAGGTAAGCAGAAGGCAGCAGGGCAATCACATTTGAAACTCATATTAGCATTCAAATGATAACGTTTGCACACACATCCGGACCCGCACACGCTCAGGAATGTGAAATACTCTCTTTCGCTTCTCGTTTAGTTCAAATCCTATTTTTGCCAGCGCAGCTCAGCGGGGTCAAAGCACTGAGTCACGGCAGCGCGTTTCatttaaaattggaaaaaactCTCCACATTTCCTCGTTTTTGTTGCCAGGAATATTGGGacgggggggaaaaaaaaatgtgcggAGTTTAATTTGCTGAAACCTGCCGGGAGCTGGTGAAGGCGGCAGAAGGAGCCGTCTCGTCTTAATCCCGAGAGCGGAAGAAGAGTCTTGAGTGGCTCCCGTCGACTGTGGAAAGACGTGGAcggagcgagtgtgacgtcacccgcggcgtccagctccaggcaaatgaagctcatcgaggctagcgcgGTTATAGCAACGAATTTGAAGCggaatttcatatttggagttctgaccgcgagtatcatagcaaccaaagagccaatcaggagacgGGGTGGTATTACTttattaaaatctaaaaaaaagttcacaaactacagtattttattatatttgcacagtttatcttgatttttgagAGTCTGTTTCTAGTCTCTTGCTGTTCTTAAGcgttgtgggacaaataaaagttCTCTTATTTTAACGTTACACTTGTATGACGTCGTTAAAGAGCCATACTGCGTcatttttctgatctgttctaatgttgtttcctcgtcacaaacagacatggagttgtgttttgtttcattcacacatgtttaacacacaaataaacctgcatatttaggctgagttcttctctaaaaactgtaaacactctgttccaccttgtgatgtcatcaagtggtaaaacaggaagtcctccactgtgtgtttaatctccacacaccttcatttctagaatcatttggatcatttcagacctggaatttccaatctctactgaactaaaggtaaaaaggaggagttaacttgaaaaaccaccacttcatgacatcacaaggtggaacagggcgttttgagctttggagatgtatgaATGTAcgaattaaacaaaatacaactccaggtctgtttttaaggaggtaacagcattataacacgacttaaatgtcacaagagtcaattttgtgtcatataggacctttaacagagTGTAGGGAGTAAACACTTtgtccgttccaccttgtgatgtcatcatgtggtaatacaggaagtgctccactgtgtctttaaactccacacaccttcatttctagaatcatttggataataatttcagccctggaattgccacttatctctactgaactaaaggtaaaaggagctgttaacttgaaaactaccacttgatgacatcacaaggtggaacggagcatcttgaggtttggagatgagagaagagttactgaaaaaaacaaaacacaactccaagtctgtttttgaggaggtaaacaCATTATAACAAGGCTAGAGTCAACTTTACCTATTCCCGTCGGACGCTGAGGACAAACCGGGAATAACACATGGATACGGAGAGCGCTCGGAAAACAAAATAAGGATCCAATATATTCAGCGTTTAAGATCGGATTTCCATATTTCTTTAGCCTTTCACTTCAAACATTTCCTCGAACAAACCGCCTCTTAAAACGCTCATAACTCACATGTTTTACAGTGTCAAAAACGCGACGCTCACATAATGAACCCTTCAAAGATCCTTCAGATGCAATATTTCCTCTCAGAGCGAATATCAATTATTTATGAATGTATAAAGCAGGCAACAAAAAGCTTTAGAAAGAGCTGGAAGGGACGGGAACCTTTTAAGAGCGGGACGATTCACTGAACGATTCCTCGCACACATCTGCAGGCCTAGTGTTAGTTTGTGGGTATTACGCATATTGTGTTATTCCCTCTATTCACTAAAGCGACCTGGCTTGTTTACGCTTGCCGCAAGACGAATTCTCTCTGAAAAAAAAGCCACGATTGATGTTTTGGTCTCTGTTCCTCtgccatctctccctctcttcctctcttcctccctccctctctcgcgCTCTGCTGTTTTAAGCATCTATCTTTGCGCCGTTCCCGTTTTTTTCCCTAGGGCTCTTCACCTCTATCCATCCCTCCATCGTAACATCAACTCATTCCCTTCTCCCCCGGCCTCTTACACAAGCCCGCCGTCGCCACAGCCTCTCGCCTGGTCAACTTTGATGAATTTTGTTTtcccaaaatgtgcaaaatgaagTAAAGAGTTGTAAATGGCATAGGCCCCGGGCGCGCGTCCCAGTCCTGGCCATGCtaatttctgttgttgttttcctGCCATTTTTCATTGAGGCTCACATCCCGGCGCTtcgaatagttttaaaatgcgTGCAGTCGCTTTTGTAGAGCGtacagatcatagactgtacgtataaatggacctagctaacctgctagccgccgcgtcctaaataagaagtgagcatgtgcgcgcttcccGTTACATCGATTCTGGCTtcatttcactttacactgaaaaaccgGCGACTCTTTCTGTacctgctgccgtcagactcgtcgttttggtcttaaatgttcgtattaacctgctctacatgatcctggggtttttatttcgctaaaGCAGGAGTGtcagacacattttcaccaagggccacatcagcaaaatggccgccctcAAAgaaccagatgtaaaataaatcgaactacttttttaacttgttaattaactgtttttgtatttattacttactcaagttagaaatattacatatgtatttgcctagatataaaaatatggctATGTAAACTGCATTtctcatgataaaatgacattctaagatcatcataccttttaatttacactgtcgagggccacataaaatgatgtagagggccacatttggtccacgagcctcgagtttgacacatgtgcgcTAAAGCGGTGtgagcaggaaggggcgttaccttcaacagcctcgctcctgattggttctttggttgctatgatactcacgtcAGAATTCCTATTGTAGAACTCAGCTGTAAATTCgtcgctataaccgctctagcctcgattagcttcattcggctggagctaaacgctgtgggtgacgtcgctctcactcagtccacgtctttatacagatacaagtttttcaaaataaaagtcaaacatGGCTGGAGTTGTGTTGGAAAACAGTATAAAACCTCTGGAGCTGGAGCGGCGCTGGACAGCTATGCTACGTCATGGGCTCCTTTTAAATTGCTTATTGATTAGTGACTTTTGAAACCTAAAACTCATCAGGTTTACTACTGCCTAAAGAAACAGCCGTGAATCCTGCAGTAGATGTAGCTAGTTAATGTATTTaagtaaggcaagtttatctgtacacATAGTatttcaaagagctttacagaataaaaaaagatgttaaaatcacaaaactacaaatcaaaacataagtaataatcatgaacattaatattaaaataagaggcagaataaacccctttcagtcacatgcacagataaacagaacagtttgagtctggatatgaacattgtcaaagtcgaggcctaagtcacatcttcaggaagaatgttacaGGTTTTAACTTCACAAAACTCagacactgattccccatgtttagtcctggttcagtcctggttttgtcctggttctagatctgagccacaggacacatgtgtgaagtacttcctggttctagacctgacccgagcagcagttttctggatgttctgttctgtcttaaggctcgtttggagaggccagtgatcaggacgttacagtcgtctcacctactggacacaaacgcacagacaagtctctctaagtctggttttgacagtaaacctttgatttttccaatgtatttagatgtaaaaagctgcagatgttattgatttgatgtggctgttaaagttcaagtctgagtctatATTTCCAGCCTGTTTTTAGAGACTGGAGtcactgctgacactttctctttctttttttaaacgcTCTTATCCGATCGTTTTGAATCACACCGTTTCGCAGGTTTTGCAGTTGCTCTTGTTACAAAAAGCAAATTAACTTTAACGGGTTCATTTTAATTACTTGCTGTGATGATTTTCCTGTCCTGTTGTTATTaccttgtgtttttgtgccacagtcattttgatgtttttgattGAACGACTCcaatttacaatacaatattattCTCGTTTATAATCCAtctgaaagagaaaaaacagaagcgaatatacagggtgtccataaagtctctttacagtttaaaacatttattacaaaagCAGTTGATCGGGTgtattaatcagacttgttctattgtactcagtgggtTCAAAAGCTTTTATCTCATTTAATACGCTTCTATATGGGCTCCATTAGTGGCACGAAGCGCATCGAGATGGGACTGGATTTCTTGCGGTGTTTCGctgcagcagagcctcatcaatggttcaATCGCATCTGTATTTttggctttagttcagtaatgtcccataTCTTTGTTCGATTAAACGACGTCTTTAACGCAGCCCCGTAGAACCTGTAGCAACTCAAGAGTCTTTTTGTCGCTTAGAGAGGAGATCGGGTCCAGTATTTTGGTCTGACGTGCTGCCGTTTGTACAAAGAGAGTCACATAATGCGTTttctgcagtagtagtaatggtcAAATGTAGGTCTACACAAAAATAGTCTGGGAACAAGAAAAATTAAGCGGTCAACGAAAAATACAGTTGAACAGCGTCTGCCCTCTCCACCTCCCAGACAGCAGCAAACCCGGTGCCCTTGAATCTACCTGCACGTCACCTTTAGCCACGTGAACCCCGCCCCCCACGcatcgccatagcaaccaaatcaCGCATATGGCTCCTACAGAACCTACGATACACACCGCGCCTTCGCTTTTctgacatacaaaaataaacactttcgttgacagattttacaactttttgcccggtttacagatttaacttttagcttttactatagatcagacctggacgattgagggattacacaaaaacttaaaaaaaaacgttaTAACCGCTGAGTAGAACAGAATAAACcgaattaatatatcttatcaatcgCGTTTGTTATTGCATTTTGAAATTATAAAGCGACTTCATGGACACTGTGTATTATTTGAAGGATAATGCAAAAGCTTAGTACAAAATCACCCCGAGATACGTTTACGAGGGCATCTGAGTGTTTCGTGTTTCATTTCGGCTTCTAAAACCCTCACAGATCGTGTCATTACAGTATGAGACAATCCGATGACACTTGGACGTGACACAATAAGCCTGATTGGATCCTTCAGTGCGC
This genomic window from Periophthalmus magnuspinnatus isolate fPerMag1 chromosome 2, fPerMag1.2.pri, whole genome shotgun sequence contains:
- the LOC117384406 gene encoding transmembrane protein 47-like, translated to MTHLTVCPSLSSDWQVATLALLLGGGALVLMSFLVALVAVCIGTRRRFYGPVACMLFAAVVLQACSLVLYPIKFIESINLRIYHEFNWGYGLAWGGTIFSFGGGILYCLNPKNYEDYY